The genomic interval CGTGTCTATGTCTGTGCTTGATAGATAATACCAAACATACTCCATGTGAAATctctcccctcccccccccccccctctttttaGTATGACATGGCTTCTTTAGAATTGTTGCTTCAGCATTATTTTGAGCATGTTGAAACATCACATAGaagattgtttttatttttatttttattttttgctaagtCATTTACACAATTGGTTCACTTACCTGTTTTACTTCCTTGCGGCATTGAGAAATGGTTGTGACTATTGTAACTGGTACATGATGTTTTAAATTCATAACTCCCCATCTATTTTGCTTTATGGGCTTTGTTCTTGTATACTAATCTGCATGTCCTTTAACAGTTGCTTCGAGGACTGAAGTATCTGCATTCAGCAAACATTCTTCATCGTGACTTGAAGCCTGGGAACCTTCTAATCAATGCAAACTGCGACCTGAAAATATGTGATTTTGGGCTTGCACGCACCAGCAGTGGCAAGGGCCAATTCATGACTGAGTACGTTGTTACTCGATGGTACCGAGCACCGGAGCTGCTCCTCTGCTGTGACAACTATGGGACCTCAATTGATGTATGGTCTGTCGGATGCATCTTTGCTGAACTTCTTGGCCGGAAGCCCATCTTTCCAGGTACAGAGTGTCTCAACCAGCTCAAGCTAATCATCAACATTCTTGGAAGCCAGAAAGAGGATGATCTTGAATTTATTGATAACCAAAAGGCAAGGAAGTTCATTAAGTCACTACCTTATTCCCCTGGGACCCCCTTTTCTCGTCTTTATCCAAATGCCCATCCTCTGGCAATTGATCTGCTTCAGAAGATGCTTGTGTTTGACCCATCAAAGAGAATTAGTGTTACTGAAGCACTCCGACATCCTTACATGTCTCCACTATATGATCCGAACTGTGACCCTCCGGCACAGGTTCCCATCGATCTGGACATAGATGAGGATCTAGGGGAAGAAATGATAAGGGAGTTGATGTGGAGGGAAATGATTCACTACCATCCGGAAGCTGCCACAGCCAATGTCTAGGTGAGCTAGTATAACTTCACTTTCTCAGGTTGCGTAGAGGCCTTTCAAAGTGGTTCGTTTAGTTGGAATAATTTAACTCTTCTGTATTTTGTTGTCCACGTTCCtttacatctttttttttttctctgtgtTTCTTGTTTCACCTTAGGTTTAATCATGTTTAACAAATAATGCATTAACGGTTTGTGCTGTTAGTGCATGACTATCACTAATGTTTCTAAGAGCTTGTTTATGGTGTTGAGCTCTTTGtcttttaatttgtatatagTTGTACTGTTGTATCTCTGCAACTCTTTTCTTGTACATTGAAGTTATATTATGGTGTAATACTTTATGAGTATTAAATTTGTGTAAATAAATTTGTCTGTGTTACTGGTCAGTCCCATCTTTGTTTCTATATTCTATTCATGCGTTTAAATGGCTGTCtatgattcttatttttatacTGATAGATTAGAAGCTTAGATATTGAAGGAAATTTTCTGTTTTAGAGAACATACTCTTTAGTAGCCATTTTTGTGTCTGAAATTGATGGAAGGATATCTGTGTGATAATGGCTTGAGCTTTTTCTGACTTTTTTACATAGTTGACCCATTTTTAACAGGACTGTATGTTAACCTAAGAAAATGCTGTACTGATAAATAATTCTGGTAAATTAATGTGgcacacaaatttataataattctactcataattaacaataattcataataattctaTTCACTACTATTAACTATTGTTAATTTGGgtagaattattataaatttgtgtgtACAATATCAGTTTTTAAGAGTTGTTTGTGAAACTAGTTTTGTATAGCATTTCCCATTAACTTATTGAGTAATGCTATggttaagtaataataaattactttgtctaaaaataagatgtaataaatatattttatttgaaataatatgtatttattacattttaacCATTGTCTTTAGAGCAACGGTTAGCATTATCCTAACTTATTAAAATAAAGAGTTAGGTTGAGCTTctcattttgtttatttattttatttgttttcatgcattttcatcttattttctgAGAAAACTTCCCGAGGGGGGAAGGCTGTGATTTTAGAACTTAGTAATCTTCACACTTCTAGtattaaaagtattatttttgttgtagtcCGTTTGTACTTCTAATATTAaaagtattattattttgttattagtCTGTTAGAAGTCTAAATAAAAGACATTGTTGTATTAGGCAATTCACAAAAATGGCATACTTAGTGCAAAGGTTACTCGTTTTGGGAGCATTGGAGGTGGACTTTTTTGTACCTAATaatataggtttttttttttttttttttttgtaaatataaattttaatataaaaaatggttatttaatctaaaaataaatataaattacataatgcattcaaacaaattctataaaaaattaaaaaatttgagtttgagATGGAAATTGTTTTATCCTTATTTGTGAATAgaaatgcattttcaaatcgaaaatgtatttttgatattttcgtAATATTGCAAAACGatcacaaattttttttgaaattataaaaattgtaaCAGCTTAGGCAACCACCTTCAAAAAGTAACTACCCAATCAGCACATATAAGTTTATGACTCCTCTCCAAGCGGATTGATGTGGGATTTATATGTTAGTACACACACATCATCCCCTCTTTGGAGGGGGGTGCAGTGTCTTTATTGCATTGCCTTACCATCATCATACTCAGgtgtcgactctgataccaactgtaatagTTTGGACAACCACCTTCACAAGGTAATTGCCCAACCAACACATATTAGCCTAGGACTTCCCCTCCCCCAAGCAAATTGATATGGGATTCACACGCTATAGTAACATACGTCATCCTCCATTGGGGATGCAATGTCCCTATTGCACAGCCCATCATTGTTGGAGTTAGGAGTTGATTCTAATACCAACTGTAGTAGACTGTCCAGCCATCACATATAAGCTTAGGACCAAGGCCAGCCCTAAGATTTGAGGGGCCtaagcaaaattttatatgaggCCCCTAAAATctaagtatattatatattttattatataatattatatatataagtggggctctaaaattttatatgaggGCTTCCTCGGTTGTTTCTTTCCATTATAGTCTCCCTGCCTTCTTGAGATGGGACCATGCCGTTTCTTTCCATTACAATATAATTAATGGGTTACTATGGTATGAGATGGGCCCTAGTCGAGAGACTGCCTTATAATTGAGACTGTATAAGGCAGAAAGTCCTGCCTTCTTTCCATTATTTTATACAGTCTTCCTGCCTTCTTTCCATTATTTATGAGATGGGCCCATCTCGTCTAGGCCCATAACCGACCCTGGCTTGAAAATATACCCTCGGGGGTGGCCCTGCCCAAAACTCCCTTCAAACAAATTGATATGAGATTCGCATGCTACAATACACACATGCACCCCCATCAGATTGTCGTTCCTCTTTATCAACACCAATGATTATCGTAGTTCACTCCATCATTTGATAGCAAGTACTTGTCATGGTTGCCACCTTGAGCCCCATCATCTTTTGTTGTTGCCATTCGCCTTTTCTTTCACACCCTTTTtatatctctttatttctttgttctctttaggggtgttcaaaaaaatcggtgtaCCGCGAAAACcgaccaaaccaaaccaaactgaaccggttggttttttttttttttttgcgatcCAAAACGGTTTGGTGGTTAtacaaaccgcacggtttgcgGTTTGTATGGTTGACGGTTTGGTTTAAAATCaaaccgcccaagaaaatatataaaaaaaatataaaaaatatattattataaaaatcactccAACAACCCCtacaacccttattattataaaatttttataataatatataacaagtttataataatatataactattataattgtcaacagattataatagtttataataatatataattattctttttaatatttttatactatattatatgttgttaatagttattttcaaaccgcggtaaaccgcaccaaaccagaccgcaaatgcgATCTGATTTGGTGTGGTTTGGCCGCACCAAAACCAAACCGCAGTCTGGTTTGATCAGAAAATCGCACTAGCAGTTTGGTTTGCTGAAAATGGTTTAgaccggccaaaccgcaccataAACACCCCTAGTTCTCCCTCACCCATTGTGCTGATTTGATTTGTTATTGAGAAATGTAAATTGAATCCAAACCCCATTAATAGGGTTTGATTTGTATAAAATCTAAGGTGGATTGCAAATAATCAAAGGACTCAATTCTTGTTCACTTTAACATGTGCTACAAAGGGTTTTATGTGAGAGGTAAGTTTCCCTCTCTCTAACAAACAACCCCACCCCAACGATCACCGAGGTTCAACAAGCAAACCCCAACCGTAGCAATCGACGACACCACGATGGCTAGTGCCAACCACCATtagtattttcttctttttttttaaataataaaagagataaaataattattttattttattagcaACAAGGGAAATCAATACTTTAAACTAAGTATTAGGAATGGCTTCGTAGACAAATCTTAAAAGTGATTATtgtaatttattccaaaatttaCGCAGTCCATCCCAACAATATCTATGCAGTCCCAAGCCTGGGCCTCATCATATGGGCCGGCCCTTGGATTTTACGGGCTTGAGCACGGCCCTTCAGCAAAATATATCATAGGGATGGAAAAGAGACTACAACTGTCATACCTGCATAATGGCTTAGATCggccaaatctatattttatttttctgtatttatatatagatatatatatatatttagtatgatcacttaaattttttattgttttaattatacctTTGAACTTACATTTTTAACTTCatttattctttatattttgaCACTTTTTGTTTGTGTAACAATCtgaacttttcgttatttcaattatacttgtatatttacatttttaagttaatttaatttttttttatatatgtatgttggtttatataatttttatacaattttttttttattaaaaatattgggCTATTTACATAGTTGCGGTCTGAGCTAGTCTCAATGCATTTGTTTTTCAAATAAGATTAACCAAGCATCGGATTTCATCACAACCCTCACCTCATTGAGGTATCTAGGTATTTGCCTTTAGTTGTTCAATGTTCGTTTTATGTCGatcagttaattaattattcaaattgaataaattaaatttgtgtaaaaaattaaactaaattgacCGAATCAAttcttaaattcaaaaaataaaaataaaaaatagaaccGACccaaaaaaactgaaaaaaacccaaaattacaaagtataaaaaagttgtcattttttatatttcggttgaattggttattttagttttttaaatatagaaaCTGAACTAAATCAAAAGAACTAAAATTATTGAACttaaaaatcgaatcgaatcgaaccaacaattttatttggttcggtttgattattttactttaatcgAAATGTTACCCACCTCTaattatatgtttttaaaaaaaatgaaaaaaaagacaaatatGTTGGAGCTGAAGAGAAGTTTCCAATAATGGTAGTGGGCATTATGAACAATTCATGAAGCGAATATCTGATCGAGATTTGGATTCAAGCTTTACGGGATTCTTTGTCgcttcttttgcttcttttttttttttttaatgaaaatattatttaaatatttaatattttatatatttacattgatataatatataataaaaaacatcATCACTGTTGCCATTCGACCATAATAatagatttattaattaaaaacatcaTCGTGAGTCGTTTAAAgtctacaagaaaaataatgatcAGATGACAGAGTATTCTCgtgtaaataatttaatacttaAGTTAAGTACTGAAGATTTAAAAGTCATATTAAAAGTAGTATCAAagacatatttcttttgaaacgAGCgctcatttatttatagagtagtatgaattcttataaataatatttattttgatattttaaaatttactagaattaaaatatttatttattcttttcaaaCTCTCGAAGGGATTTTtgaatgtcaatttttttttttttttttttgcgctTTGTTTGAAACCCCCGAGTAGGGAGAAATACAcctttttatctaaaaaattatttttaatttttagactttttttattttcaaatttttaataaaatttcacgGTGAaggttaaaattgagttttcaaataacatttttacctttttttatgCATAATGTAGCAGATGCTTTAAAATGTTCCCATGATCTGTAGGTGAGCAGCTAATGGTGGACTGAGTTCTTTGTTGAAGCTTTAAGAGAAGTGTGTATTTGGCTGACACTGACAGTTCAAAGTAATGGGGAATGAATCAGTctctcccttttctttctcctgaCTTCAAATCCTTGTTTGGCACAACCACCAATTAAGGAaccaactttttctttttgcaaagCCAAAAAGATACAACTACTAACACCATTTGATCTCCTTGGAAGCACGAGTGTACCTAAATGACAATATTTTGGTGTTTTCCAAACGTATTTTATTCTAAAACGTTaagaaatgtcaaaaaaaaaaaattattttcaaatatttttttgtaattttgaaattattttcggtgaaaattttcacaagataaaaataatttcgcATTTACTGTCCTGACAATCAcactagaaatagaattaagttgtgtttatttatatttaaatggatggtgaaatttacgtttatctttaattaaataattatttttagttataacACACTCTAGATACGAAATCTCATGATATGATTATAtttgttttcatattatttaggcGTGCTCTTTTAATAACTATAATAAAAGACTTATTTATAGatgacaattttaattaatgacATCGAATCATCTCTTATACCTATTAATATTCTTTATTCACAATCTAATTTGTTTTTATCTAAGAGAGGAACTTTATTAGATTAAGTTTGTGGAGTTTTAGCGGGCCATAATTAAATCCATAACTATATGATTCTATGTCAATTTTAGTGCATATTTCAATTGATGAATAATGTGAGTATGATATTTGTATACTTTCTCAACACAAATGTGAGTGGGAGAATTAATTTTGTGTGCAGATGAATGtcaatttcaattataattattcCCCATATAGACCcaacaatgatatatatatgtatatatatatttcttgatttcaatttttccctaaattggttcacattctattttaataattaatatcttAGGGAGTCGAGACTCAAGGCACCATATCCTAAACTCATGTAAAACATAGagttttttttccctcaaaataacttttcacGATCAAGTTAGTATTTGAAACTCAAGGAATTAgcgaaaaaagaaaattaaatgagCAGGTTAGGGTTGTCTTGCTCTCTTTACCTTTAGagaatttagaatttatatagTCTAGTGTAGAATGACTCGATGTGATTTTTGTTGAATCATTTCTTGTGACGTGATCCATGAGTATGGTCTTGAGCAATACTTGCCCCATGCTTCTCAGACTATCTTGGAGTTCATATTCCATCGATCAAATAAATAGAGGTATGGTGACACATGACAATTTGTTAAAATCGACACTATCACCCTAGGACTGACCATATATATCTTATCTTTGTTTTGGTAGATTGAATCTCCCATCATCAATAATGGTAGGAAATAACGACATCTTCTAAATATGCTTATATAATTCTTATAAAAAGATAACATTAAAAACAAGACAatgatattttctaaatatgAGTTATGGTAATTAACTCttatttctcaataaataaGTGTCAGAGAAAGTTGTATCAGTCTCTTAAGTTGCCCTAGTGGTCAGCAAAAAATGGTGGATGGTTTAGGTTCTCATGTTCAAATCCATTCTCTACGCAGCCAATTTGAATCAGACTCAAATTTATCTCTCTTACCAAAAATTGTGGGATCGAGCGACAAGAGCCCACAAGGAGGGCATCCCAAGAGAGAGTTGTATCAATATTTGGCATCAAATTTacatttatacaaaaaaattatgctTCTATTATAAAATTACATGTAAGTGGTATATCTCATTAATATTCATGCATGAAAAGAATAACCCCCAAAAGTTGGCACTGTTTAAAGAAGCTATGGTAGTTTCCTCTCTGATCAGAGTTCAAACTTATAAAAAGATGAGTTCATgtataaatctttatatattgTACAGATAGTAGTGTTCATTTGATACAGACTGAATTAGATTGAACCAAAATTTGCAAAGATTTTGGATCAAAAGTTGGACCTgtccatccttttttttttctattttaaaaaaaaaatcataggtATTATGTATtacttttaattattattaatattgataTTTAATAACCATAATTTGTTCTTGATGCTAAACAAGTATCAAACTTAAATGAACTAAAAATCGATTATGGATGGTATTAGAGCTGATAGATAGAATTAAAAACTGGTTATGATTAGTATTAGGATTGAGATATCAGACCGTGGTGGCTCAATCTTGATCAAATCGGTTAATTTGAACCGAAAGTTGAATACGATTGTATATAGAGATATATGTTATAGATATAGATGAAAGCAAGATGCTTTACCAAATGGATAGGCATTGGTGGTGAAAAAGCTAATATTGAAGAACACAACTTGGCCTGGACAGGGAAATCCAGGCCAAGTTGGGGGTGTGAAACCCCCAGTGATCTTTTTAACCTTTGTAGTGATGGCTAGAGAGTGCTTTTGCACTACTGCAGCCTTCATGGAATTGCAGGGTTGATTTCCAACAGTAGTGGAAACCCTAGTTGCCCTTTTTCTGAGCTGTGAATTTGGGAGACATGGAAGCCATAAAAGTTGCAAATTGATAAAAGGCAAAAGCTCCATCCATGGATTAGCATAGGAGGAAGTGCAGCCACATGGGTGTCTGactgtaaagaaagaaaatatcaaGTACCAGCCAGCGACAGTGACATATAGACCCATGAATTGGCCATTTTGGCTGTGGGGTTTGTAAAGAGACCCCTCAACGGCTCAGCCATGTGGTTGGAATAGAACTCAGGGGtgtgcacttttttttttcttttcttttcttttactagGTAAAGAAGTGAAATGGCAGAATTATTAGAGGTTTAAGGGGTTTAATATTATAGGATTCACTCGTAATagagatatataaaataataataaacaaagccAATCTAATTGATATATTTGTCacgacaactagcattatgaaATGATCATGTATTTAGGAAGATAGGAGGACGATCATGGCAACAATCGAAAACCGTTGTGATAGTTAGCAGTGCATTCTATGCTAGAGAAAACCTTAGAAAAGAAGAgtagagaagaaaagataaggaaagaaaaaactCGATCTCTATGATAGCGATCGTGAGAAGTCAAAACCCTAATCTCCATGTTCAGAAAACCCTAAACTAAATTGTTTCTATTACTTGGAAATATTAAGTAAAAAGAGATATAGATGAAGTAATGAATTAACCATTTTCATGGTGAGGTTGTAACTAGGTATCTCAACTAATTGgaaatagaatttaattatgggtGTATACGGAtggatttgaaataatttaaaatgaaacaataaattatatatgatttaaatatacatatatatatatttcaaactgatcaattaaattatttttaattgtcaaattatggagtacaatatatatatatatagaggtaGGGTAATGAATAAACCATTTTTGGTGGTGAGGTTCTAAAGAGACATCTCAACCACATGGTTGAAAGTTGGAACAGACCTTTGCCTTGTGAATTGATTTACCTACTCTCAACCTTCTAaccctactctctctctctctctctctctctctctctctctatatatatgttttttaaataaaatttaaataaaaattagattcGATATATCCGTAAActtgaatatattataatttgaaggttataaattcaaattttattagtagattttatttttttaagcaaaataaGTAGACGATATTTTGAGAACTCGTATTATCAACAAGACTTTATAACACTAAggtatcttatttatttatataatattatgtgtatatattattatataaacatatatttttttatataaataaaaatttcattaaacaaAATCAGCAGAACGGTCTACAACTATCTCTTAGAACATATCTTGAGtatcacaataaaaacaaatttcataaaGATAAAGGCTTTCTTagaacaaaatataaacaaattatatacaATAATATACAAGTCAGAAAAAGTCTTCTATAAACTACTAAAAGCATCATCATCAAACCTCCTTAAGCCTAAAAACAAGAATCGAGGTAAAATTTAGAAAGTTACAAAGAAGATCAGAATTCGTCAATATCTTAACGTTTCTAAGTAGTAgaatgaatataaatatatatatttggagagGTTGGAggaatgaatttaattttttaaattttaaataaaaaattattacaattaaaTGATCACAAGGCCAAAGGGGTGGATAtagaactaaaaataaataaattaagtgcATATGTAACCATTGGCATCACCCAAGAGAAATGGTCAAGCATGTAGAAGTTTAATGATGATGACAATAATGATACACTTAGGAAAGGGTCACTGTGCCCTTTCCAGACCCAAGGAAACAACTAATCTCCCCTCCACAATTGGGTTCTTTTTATTTGACTCAAAACCTTTTAGGTtcactctaaaaaaaaaaaattataattttaaggtTACTAGTTATAATCTCTAATTACTATGCCAAATTTTTTAAGttactttaaattaatttttattatattattattgtttcaaatattttaaaaaatattagccTTATTAATCAAAAATGTGAAATTTTATGATATTAATGCTTTTAA from Diospyros lotus cultivar Yz01 chromosome 8, ASM1463336v1, whole genome shotgun sequence carries:
- the LOC127808721 gene encoding mitogen-activated protein kinase homolog NTF3, with the translated sequence MATPVDPPNGIKSPGKHYFSMWQTLFEIDIKYVPIKPIGRGAYGIVCSSINKETNEKVAIKKIHNAFDNRIDALRTLRELKLLRHLRHENVIALKDIMMPIHRSTFQDVYLVYELMDTDLHQIIKSSQALTNDHCQYFLFQLLRGLKYLHSANILHRDLKPGNLLINANCDLKICDFGLARTSSGKGQFMTEYVVTRWYRAPELLLCCDNYGTSIDVWSVGCIFAELLGRKPIFPGTECLNQLKLIINILGSQKEDDLEFIDNQKARKFIKSLPYSPGTPFSRLYPNAHPLAIDLLQKMLVFDPSKRISVTEALRHPYMSPLYDPNCDPPAQVPIDLDIDEDLGEEMIRELMWREMIHYHPEAATANV